One segment of Trichlorobacter ammonificans DNA contains the following:
- the ndk gene encoding nucleoside-diphosphate kinase, producing the protein MERTFAIIKPDAVERGLTGKILDRIEEKGFKIVGMKKIHLTRSQAEGFYYVHKERPFFNDLCSFMSRSPVVVLCLEKENAIADWRTLMGATNPANAEPGTIRKDFAKNIEENSSHGSDAPETAAFEIPYFFNSFELVG; encoded by the coding sequence ATGGAACGTACCTTTGCCATTATCAAGCCCGATGCCGTCGAGCGCGGTCTGACCGGAAAGATTCTGGACCGGATCGAAGAGAAAGGGTTCAAGATCGTCGGCATGAAGAAGATCCACCTGACCCGCAGCCAGGCCGAAGGGTTCTACTATGTCCACAAGGAGCGGCCGTTCTTTAACGATCTCTGCAGCTTCATGTCCCGTTCGCCGGTGGTGGTGCTCTGCCTGGAGAAGGAAAACGCCATCGCCGACTGGCGCACCCTGATGGGGGCCACCAACCCGGCCAACGCCGAGCCGGGCACCATCCGCAAGGATTTCGCCAAAAACATCGAAGAGAACTCCAGCCACGGTTCCGATGCTCCGGAAACCGCCGCCTTTGAAATCCCCTACTTCTTCAACAGCTTCGAGCTGGTGGGGTAG
- a CDS encoding efflux RND transporter permease subunit, whose translation MILADLSIKRPIFATVVMLALVALGLFSYRRLSVEMFPNVEIPVISIVTKYPGASPETVEREVSKRIEEAVNQVAGVKHVLSYSRESVSTVVVEFRLEERINEVSQEARAKISSIRGQLPKEVEEPIIQKLDFNAMPVAAVAVQSSTLSQRDLTTLVDKKIRKRFESVAGVGKVDLVGGAKREVNVRVDPVRLEALGLGMNDLVAGLQSENVNTPLGRITRGGTEYPLRIEGKPDRAEEYRRMAIVGTNGRPVRLGEVAEVTDGVEEQRKLALVGGQPAIGLDVYKQSGVNQVQVVDNVKTVIAALQRDLPQGVTVQLVRDASIMTRQSLADVEETLIIGGILTVLIVFLFINSWRSTVITGVTLPISVISSFIVMNAMGMTLNVMTLMALSLAIGLLIDDAIVVRENIVRHLEMGKDHMEASRFGTAEIGLAVFATTMSILAVFVPVAYMRGIVGKFFFPFGITVSFAVLVSLFVSFTLDPMLSSRWHDPSIHMRGKRTGIARWLERFNDWFDAAADRYRTLIAWALAHRRAVVVSAGIAFVVGIGVMGTLESSFMSTEDKSEFQVSFQTAPDAGIRETEGRMRQVLAQVKDIPEISHTYATIGAGDSGTVRDGLLYIKLKEKAERKRGQFEIQRQVRERLRTVAGITFSIEEVGGVGSSVKPLNVNIYGDDTALLKTYAAQLKQELYRVPGIVDISATLEYDTPEYRLRVDRERALSAGVDSGTVVSTLSRLVGGEAISTYEDEDGDAVDLRVRLPESLRQYPAQVRSLKLAVADGNGGSKLVPLASVTTEHTAASPTEINRRDLSRLVTVSANLDGIPIGTAVKQVELAAKKVPMAPGYRIGFAGEAEDMAESFAFMGESLILAVLFVYLILAAQFESFFEPLAIMFSLPLSIVGMAGMLRITNDTINIMSLIGLIMLMGLVTKNAILLVDYAKVLRRRDGLPRTEAVIEAGRTRLRPIVMTTLAMIFGMLPLFLGIGAGGEGRAPMARAVVGGLITSSLLTLIVVPVMYTYLDDFSTWLKRKWQGDHV comes from the coding sequence GTGATCCTCGCCGACCTCTCCATCAAACGTCCGATCTTCGCCACGGTGGTGATGCTGGCCCTGGTGGCCCTGGGGCTCTTTTCCTACCGCCGCCTGTCCGTGGAGATGTTTCCCAACGTGGAAATCCCGGTGATCTCCATTGTCACCAAATACCCCGGCGCTTCGCCGGAGACCGTGGAGCGGGAGGTCTCCAAGCGGATCGAGGAGGCGGTGAACCAGGTGGCCGGGGTGAAGCACGTGCTCTCCTATTCCCGGGAGTCGGTTTCCACCGTGGTGGTGGAGTTCCGGCTGGAGGAGCGGATCAACGAAGTCTCCCAGGAGGCCCGGGCCAAGATCAGTTCCATCCGGGGGCAGCTTCCCAAGGAGGTGGAGGAACCGATCATCCAGAAGCTGGATTTCAACGCCATGCCGGTGGCGGCGGTGGCGGTGCAGTCCTCCACCCTCTCCCAGCGGGACCTGACCACTCTGGTGGACAAGAAGATCCGGAAGCGGTTCGAGAGCGTGGCCGGGGTCGGCAAGGTGGACTTGGTGGGCGGAGCCAAGCGGGAGGTGAACGTTCGGGTCGATCCGGTGCGGCTGGAGGCGCTGGGACTGGGCATGAACGACCTGGTCGCCGGCCTGCAGAGCGAAAACGTCAACACCCCCCTGGGGCGGATCACCAGGGGGGGCACGGAATACCCGCTGCGGATCGAGGGGAAGCCGGACCGGGCCGAGGAGTACCGCCGGATGGCAATTGTCGGAACCAACGGCCGGCCGGTACGGCTGGGGGAGGTGGCCGAGGTCACCGACGGCGTGGAGGAACAGCGGAAACTGGCTCTGGTGGGCGGCCAGCCGGCCATCGGCCTGGATGTTTACAAGCAGTCCGGCGTCAATCAGGTGCAGGTGGTTGATAACGTCAAGACGGTGATAGCCGCCCTGCAGCGTGATCTGCCCCAGGGGGTGACGGTACAGCTCGTGCGGGATGCCTCCATCATGACCCGCCAATCCCTGGCCGATGTGGAGGAGACCCTGATCATCGGCGGCATCCTGACGGTGCTGATCGTGTTCCTGTTCATCAACTCCTGGCGCTCCACGGTGATCACCGGCGTGACCCTGCCGATCTCGGTCATCTCCTCCTTCATCGTCATGAACGCCATGGGCATGACCCTGAACGTCATGACCCTGATGGCGCTCTCCCTGGCCATCGGGCTTCTGATCGACGACGCCATCGTGGTGCGGGAGAACATCGTCCGCCACCTGGAGATGGGCAAGGATCATATGGAGGCCTCCCGGTTCGGCACCGCCGAGATCGGTCTGGCGGTCTTTGCCACCACCATGTCGATCCTGGCGGTGTTCGTGCCGGTGGCCTACATGCGGGGCATTGTCGGAAAATTCTTCTTCCCCTTCGGCATCACCGTCTCCTTTGCGGTGCTGGTGTCGCTGTTCGTCTCCTTTACCCTGGACCCGATGCTCTCCTCCCGCTGGCACGATCCCTCCATCCATATGCGAGGCAAACGGACCGGCATCGCCCGCTGGCTGGAGCGGTTCAACGACTGGTTCGACGCCGCCGCCGACCGCTACCGCACACTGATCGCCTGGGCCCTGGCCCATCGCCGCGCCGTGGTGGTCAGCGCCGGCATCGCTTTTGTCGTCGGCATCGGGGTGATGGGCACCCTGGAGTCCTCCTTCATGTCCACCGAGGACAAGAGCGAGTTCCAGGTCTCCTTCCAGACCGCCCCGGACGCGGGGATCAGGGAGACCGAAGGCCGGATGCGGCAGGTGTTGGCCCAGGTGAAGGATATTCCGGAGATCAGCCACACCTACGCCACCATCGGCGCCGGCGACAGCGGTACGGTGCGGGACGGGCTGCTCTATATCAAGCTGAAGGAAAAGGCGGAGCGGAAACGGGGACAGTTCGAGATTCAGCGCCAGGTGCGGGAGCGGCTGCGCACCGTGGCCGGCATCACCTTCTCCATCGAGGAGGTGGGCGGCGTCGGCTCCTCGGTAAAGCCGCTCAACGTCAATATCTACGGCGACGACACCGCCCTGCTCAAGACGTACGCGGCCCAGCTCAAGCAGGAGCTGTACCGGGTGCCCGGCATCGTGGACATTTCCGCCACCCTGGAGTACGACACCCCGGAGTACCGGTTGCGGGTTGACCGGGAGCGGGCACTGTCCGCCGGGGTGGACAGCGGTACCGTGGTCTCCACCCTGTCCCGCCTGGTGGGGGGGGAGGCGATCTCCACGTACGAGGATGAGGATGGCGATGCCGTTGACCTGCGGGTGCGGTTGCCGGAGAGCCTGCGCCAGTATCCGGCCCAGGTGCGCTCCCTAAAACTGGCGGTAGCGGACGGAAACGGGGGGAGCAAGCTGGTCCCGCTGGCCAGCGTGACCACCGAGCATACCGCCGCTTCTCCCACCGAGATCAACCGCCGCGACCTCTCCCGACTGGTGACGGTGTCGGCCAACCTGGACGGCATTCCCATCGGCACGGCAGTCAAGCAGGTGGAACTGGCGGCGAAAAAGGTCCCGATGGCGCCGGGGTACCGGATCGGCTTTGCCGGCGAGGCCGAGGATATGGCCGAGTCGTTCGCCTTCATGGGGGAATCGCTGATCCTGGCGGTGCTGTTCGTCTACCTGATTCTGGCGGCCCAGTTCGAATCGTTCTTCGAACCGCTGGCCATCATGTTCTCCCTGCCGCTCTCCATCGTCGGCATGGCCGGCATGCTGCGGATCACCAACGACACCATCAACATCATGTCCCTGATCGGCCTGATCATGCTGATGGGGCTGGTCACCAAGAACGCCATCCTGCTGGTGGACTACGCCAAGGTCCTGCGACGACGGGACGGCCTGCCCCGCACCGAGGCGGTGATCGAGGCGGGCCGGACCCGGTTGCGGCCCATCGTCATGACCACCCTGGCCATGATTTTCGGCATGCTGCCGCTCTTCCTGGGGATCGGTGCCGGTGGCGAAGGGCGCGCCCCCATGGCCCGGGCCGTGGTGGGGGGCTTGATCACCTCATCGCTTTTGACCCTGATCGTGGTGCCGGTGATGTACACCTATCTGGATGACTTCAGCACCTGGCTGAAGCGGAAGTGGCAAGGGGATCATGTCTGA
- a CDS encoding efflux RND transporter periplasmic adaptor subunit, giving the protein MLTLPQCLIATLLLPLLLTGCADKKRTVDKPPVAVELAVAATATVQDGIDVTGTLEPKFSVDVKTQVPGLIREVYVTQWVRVAKGQPLARIDLAETEAQAKRAEAAVAAAKAQAAQAQVTLTRAEREEARQLKLKEAGLATQQAVDDSRTETAAARARLAAAQAQVGVSEEEARQSRARLAKGLVTAPMDGVVALREVNVGDLAGDAAAGKPIFRIVDNRLLNLTVTVSSADSARVKTGQPLEFSVDALPGQTFRGRVMFINPELSSVDRSLKVVAEVKNQPELLKGGLFAKGRIITGSRGTVVQVPRSVLGAWDSTARTAVLFVAENDTARQRTVKTGLVSGDLVEIVEGLKTGEQYVVRGGFTLRDGDRILAQTPGAAR; this is encoded by the coding sequence ATGCTTACGTTGCCCCAGTGCCTGATCGCCACTCTGCTGCTTCCGCTCTTGCTGACCGGCTGCGCCGACAAAAAACGGACCGTGGACAAACCGCCGGTTGCCGTTGAGCTTGCCGTTGCCGCCACCGCAACGGTGCAGGACGGCATAGACGTTACCGGCACCCTGGAACCGAAATTCAGCGTCGATGTCAAGACCCAGGTGCCCGGCCTGATCCGGGAGGTCTACGTTACCCAGTGGGTGCGGGTAGCCAAGGGGCAGCCCCTGGCTCGTATCGATCTTGCCGAGACCGAGGCCCAAGCCAAGCGGGCCGAAGCAGCGGTGGCGGCAGCAAAGGCGCAAGCTGCCCAGGCCCAGGTGACCTTGACCCGGGCTGAACGGGAGGAAGCCCGGCAGTTGAAGCTGAAGGAGGCTGGTCTGGCCACCCAGCAGGCGGTGGACGACAGCCGCACCGAGACCGCTGCCGCCCGTGCCCGTCTGGCAGCTGCCCAGGCCCAGGTCGGGGTGTCTGAAGAGGAGGCTCGTCAGAGTCGTGCCCGCCTGGCCAAGGGGCTGGTCACGGCGCCGATGGACGGGGTGGTGGCGCTCAGGGAGGTGAATGTGGGGGACCTGGCCGGCGACGCGGCGGCCGGCAAGCCGATTTTTCGGATCGTGGACAATCGACTGCTCAACCTGACCGTCACCGTTTCGTCGGCCGACTCCGCGCGGGTCAAAACGGGGCAGCCACTGGAGTTCTCCGTTGATGCCCTGCCGGGGCAGACCTTCCGGGGCAGGGTGATGTTCATCAACCCGGAGCTGAGCAGCGTTGACCGGTCGCTGAAGGTGGTGGCCGAGGTGAAGAACCAACCGGAGCTGCTGAAGGGAGGGCTGTTTGCCAAGGGGCGGATCATTACCGGCAGCCGCGGCACTGTGGTGCAGGTACCCCGCTCCGTGCTGGGTGCCTGGGACAGCACCGCCCGAACGGCCGTGCTGTTTGTTGCGGAAAACGACACGGCCCGGCAGCGCACCGTGAAGACCGGCCTGGTCAGCGGCGATCTGGTAGAGATCGTGGAGGGGCTGAAGACCGGTGAACAGTACGTGGTCCGGGGCGGCTTCACCCTGCGCGACGGCGACCGGATTCTGGCGCAGACACCGGGGGCAGCCAGGTGA
- a CDS encoding transglycosylase SLT domain-containing protein, with protein sequence MRPLHLLTLLLAIAMPAHAGEPVQSLLHELIQPQALTGSTAGSAIQQGTGSSAAAPPSNLFTLEELHKGQDNDPIADLHLPDDDLPAADLPLALNDKVERFITLFQTKGRATFAGWLQRSTRYLPMMREVLRKEGLPEELVYLAMIESGFRLHARSVASAVGPWQFMPATGRRYALRIDQWVDERRDPVKATAAAAMYLKDLYGMFNGDWHLATAGYNAGENKIMRAMDKYDTTDFWELSKGSYLKRETKEYVPKLLAAAIIAKDPARYGFNEIVAIPVVESDTVVIKARTDLELVARLTGTTVQTIKDLNPSLRHWCTPPNYPDFELRVPKGTGKRFETAIAGIPVEQWYTEKTLYGRYHAGRKDTLASVARRFGTSAGELAELNGLGRTQKVAGRTLVVPARQSVNFAREGRREEATPDIRYYTVRKGDTLWTIARKFKVSTTLLTAWNNLKHETAALLPGKRLVVARNSAAPKNPKG encoded by the coding sequence GTGCGCCCTCTCCATCTGCTGACGCTGCTGCTTGCCATCGCCATGCCGGCCCATGCCGGTGAGCCGGTGCAGTCGCTGCTGCATGAACTGATCCAGCCCCAGGCCCTGACCGGGTCTACGGCCGGCAGCGCTATCCAGCAGGGTACGGGATCATCGGCAGCTGCTCCCCCGTCCAACCTTTTCACCCTTGAAGAGCTGCACAAGGGGCAGGACAACGACCCCATCGCCGACCTGCACCTGCCGGACGATGATCTGCCGGCGGCTGACCTTCCCCTGGCCCTGAACGACAAGGTGGAGCGGTTCATCACGCTGTTCCAGACAAAGGGACGGGCCACCTTTGCCGGCTGGCTGCAGCGCTCCACCCGCTATCTGCCGATGATGCGGGAGGTGCTGCGCAAGGAGGGGCTGCCGGAAGAGCTGGTCTATCTGGCCATGATCGAGAGCGGCTTCAGACTGCATGCCCGTTCTGTTGCCAGCGCGGTGGGCCCCTGGCAGTTCATGCCGGCCACCGGCAGGCGTTACGCGCTACGGATCGACCAGTGGGTCGACGAACGCCGGGACCCGGTGAAGGCAACCGCTGCCGCCGCCATGTACCTGAAGGATCTCTACGGCATGTTCAACGGCGACTGGCACCTGGCCACCGCCGGCTACAATGCCGGCGAAAACAAGATCATGCGGGCCATGGACAAATACGACACCACGGACTTCTGGGAACTCAGCAAGGGGTCATACCTGAAGCGGGAGACCAAGGAGTACGTCCCCAAGCTGCTGGCGGCCGCCATCATTGCCAAAGACCCCGCCAGGTACGGTTTCAATGAAATTGTTGCCATTCCGGTGGTCGAATCGGATACGGTCGTGATCAAGGCCCGAACCGACCTGGAACTGGTCGCCCGCCTCACCGGCACGACGGTGCAGACCATCAAGGACCTGAACCCCTCCCTGCGCCACTGGTGCACGCCCCCCAACTACCCCGATTTTGAACTGCGGGTGCCCAAGGGGACCGGCAAACGATTCGAAACCGCGATAGCCGGGATTCCGGTGGAACAGTGGTACACGGAAAAAACGCTCTACGGCCGTTATCATGCCGGCCGCAAGGACACCCTGGCGTCAGTGGCACGACGGTTCGGCACCTCGGCAGGCGAGCTGGCGGAACTGAACGGCTTAGGCCGCACGCAGAAGGTGGCCGGCCGCACCCTGGTCGTGCCGGCCCGCCAGTCGGTGAATTTTGCCCGTGAGGGACGACGGGAAGAGGCGACACCCGATATCCGCTACTACACGGTACGCAAGGGCGACACCCTCTGGACCATTGCCAGGAAATTCAAGGTTTCCACCACGTTGCTCACCGCCTGGAACAACCTGAAACACGAGACGGCAGCTCTGCTGCCCGGAAAGCGCCTGGTGGTTGCCCGAAACAGCGCAGCACCCAAAAATCCAAAGGGATAG
- a CDS encoding TolC family protein has product MILKAMDLMMADYYGEPPATFTVARNKRFSSVCLRALCAALILLGCSFVTPQALAAPQVLTLDDCLRIAAEKNRDIQKAREYAAYVQGRYVEERAAALPQLALNGGFGYARDESSRQMYGGKAPLQSSRSVDLTLGQPLFTWGKIGAAIRAAEVGLKTADEQLRLYRQGALRDVSVAFYDLLLARELHRLAEENLAQKKRHQEEARRKFATGVATDYDVLAADVEVENAAPDLIRAANTVRTGLDRLRFLLALDEEDVDVAGSLAAEPVSAPAFEEARAQALEKRPELGDQRLRIGIYGELVTIAEAENKPRLDLKGAAGWHQQELRDMTPSGRSEGLAWSAGVYLSFPFFDGLKSSGRTAQARSDLRTKQIEELKLRDSIALDVRTARNALVEAADVMQAVKSTVRQAQRLLQMAEKGFEYGVKTRLEVDDAQTSLLRAQTNLARASRDYHAARTNLQWSMGVLGEEAVQGVSVAISQKP; this is encoded by the coding sequence ATGATTTTGAAAGCAATGGATCTCATGATGGCAGATTATTACGGGGAGCCACCGGCTACCTTTACGGTTGCGCGTAACAAGCGTTTTTCCTCTGTGTGCCTCCGCGCCCTCTGCGCTGCGCTGATTCTGCTTGGTTGCAGTTTTGTCACACCCCAGGCCCTTGCCGCTCCGCAGGTGCTGACGCTTGACGATTGCCTGCGCATCGCGGCTGAAAAGAACCGTGACATCCAGAAGGCCCGTGAATACGCCGCCTATGTGCAGGGCCGCTACGTTGAAGAGCGGGCCGCGGCCCTGCCGCAGCTCGCCCTGAACGGCGGCTTCGGCTATGCCCGGGATGAAAGCAGCCGCCAGATGTACGGCGGCAAGGCCCCGCTTCAGTCAAGCCGCAGCGTTGACCTGACCCTTGGCCAGCCGCTCTTTACCTGGGGGAAGATCGGTGCCGCCATCCGGGCTGCCGAGGTGGGGCTCAAAACCGCCGACGAACAGTTGCGGCTGTACCGGCAGGGGGCCCTGCGCGACGTTTCCGTTGCCTTCTACGACCTGCTGCTGGCCAGGGAGCTGCACCGCCTGGCAGAGGAGAATCTGGCACAGAAGAAGCGCCATCAGGAGGAGGCCCGCCGCAAGTTCGCCACCGGTGTGGCCACCGACTATGACGTGCTGGCTGCCGACGTTGAGGTGGAAAATGCCGCTCCCGACCTGATCCGCGCCGCCAACACCGTCAGGACCGGCCTGGACCGCCTCCGTTTCCTTCTGGCACTGGATGAGGAAGATGTTGACGTAGCCGGCTCACTGGCTGCGGAACCTGTTTCGGCTCCGGCGTTTGAGGAGGCCCGTGCGCAGGCGCTGGAAAAGCGGCCGGAACTGGGGGATCAGCGGCTTCGGATAGGAATCTACGGTGAACTGGTCACCATCGCCGAAGCGGAAAACAAACCCCGCCTCGACCTGAAGGGTGCCGCCGGATGGCACCAGCAGGAACTGCGGGATATGACCCCGTCCGGCCGTTCCGAAGGCTTGGCCTGGAGCGCCGGCGTCTATCTTTCCTTCCCGTTCTTTGACGGCCTGAAGAGCAGCGGCAGAACGGCGCAGGCCAGAAGCGACCTGCGCACGAAACAGATCGAGGAACTGAAGCTGCGGGACAGCATCGCCCTGGACGTGCGCACGGCCCGCAACGCCCTGGTCGAGGCCGCCGACGTCATGCAGGCGGTGAAAAGCACGGTACGCCAGGCGCAGCGGCTCTTGCAGATGGCGGAAAAGGGATTTGAATACGGCGTCAAGACCCGCCTTGAGGTGGACGATGCCCAGACCAGCCTGTTGCGGGCCCAGACCAACCTGGCCCGGGCCTCGCGGGATTACCACGCAGCCCGCACCAACCTGCAGTGGAGCATGGGGGTGCTGGGGGAGGAGGCGGTTCAGGGGGTGTCCGTTGCAATATCCCAAAAACCTTGA
- the pabB gene encoding aminodeoxychorismate synthase component I, with product MSDATPTVLLDSCAEGAYGRSWRFSGHLGTLAAMTPQEVPVVLAQAEAAAQQGRFAVGFVAYEAAQALNPHLPSLPRTGLPLAWFALFRERQAVSSGEGLPEPGGALPVLAPLLNQEEHAAAVQRIHEAIASGESYQINYTFPLQGCFDDDPLQLYRQLLQSQRPAFGAFIHTGSHTIISASPELFFELKDGVVVTRPMKGTAVRGRHPAEDRLLARDLCRSAKERAENLMIVDLLRNDLGQVARTGTVRTELLFACESYPTVHQMTSTISARLKPGTGVVELFRALFPCGSVTGAPKRRSMELIAGLERHPRGVYCGAIGCLAPGGEAVFSVAIRTLLLDREQGTISMGVGSGVTWESDPAAEYAECLGKAAFLRQAPPPRLLESLLLDNGRYPLLDRHLDRLCWAASRLGHRCDRQAVAAELLRHGAGTTGRHKVRLLLDINGDITIESAPLVPLPQPLRLTLAAEAVDPDDPWLYLKTERRERYAVARREHPAADEVLLCNSRGELTEGTFTNLVLKLDNRLVTPPLASGLLPGVMREELLQQGVIVEQVLYPADLEKAEEIWLLNGVRGWLRGELAS from the coding sequence ATGTCTGACGCCACCCCCACCGTACTGCTGGACTCCTGCGCCGAGGGTGCCTACGGCCGCTCCTGGCGCTTTTCCGGCCACCTGGGCACCCTGGCCGCCATGACGCCGCAGGAGGTGCCGGTGGTGCTGGCCCAGGCCGAGGCTGCCGCGCAGCAGGGGCGGTTCGCCGTCGGTTTCGTGGCCTACGAGGCGGCCCAGGCCCTGAATCCCCATCTCCCGTCCCTGCCACGGACAGGGCTGCCACTGGCCTGGTTTGCCCTGTTCCGGGAGCGGCAGGCCGTATCCAGCGGGGAAGGGCTGCCGGAGCCCGGCGGCGCACTGCCGGTACTTGCTCCCCTCCTCAACCAGGAAGAACATGCGGCTGCGGTGCAACGGATTCATGAGGCCATAGCCAGCGGTGAGAGCTACCAGATCAATTATACCTTCCCGTTGCAGGGCTGTTTTGACGATGACCCGCTGCAGTTGTACCGGCAGCTTTTGCAGAGCCAGCGTCCGGCCTTCGGCGCCTTTATCCACACCGGCAGCCACACCATCATCTCCGCCTCGCCGGAGCTGTTCTTTGAGCTGAAGGATGGCGTCGTCGTCACCCGGCCGATGAAGGGGACCGCCGTCCGGGGGCGCCATCCGGCGGAAGACCGGCTGCTGGCCCGCGATCTGTGCCGTTCCGCCAAGGAGCGGGCCGAGAATCTCATGATCGTGGACCTGCTGCGCAACGACCTGGGGCAGGTGGCCCGTACCGGCACGGTGCGGACCGAACTGCTCTTTGCCTGCGAGTCCTATCCCACGGTGCACCAGATGACCTCCACCATCTCGGCGCGGCTCAAGCCCGGCACCGGGGTGGTGGAGCTGTTCCGGGCCCTGTTCCCCTGCGGTTCCGTCACCGGTGCGCCCAAACGGCGCAGCATGGAGCTGATCGCCGGCCTGGAGCGGCACCCCCGGGGAGTCTACTGCGGCGCCATCGGCTGTCTGGCTCCGGGGGGCGAAGCGGTCTTCTCCGTGGCGATCCGCACCCTGTTGCTGGACCGGGAGCAGGGTACCATCAGCATGGGGGTGGGCAGCGGCGTTACCTGGGAATCGGACCCGGCCGCCGAGTATGCGGAATGCCTGGGCAAGGCGGCGTTCCTGCGGCAGGCTCCGCCGCCGCGGCTGCTGGAGTCGCTGCTTTTGGACAACGGCAGGTATCCGCTGCTCGACCGGCATCTGGACCGGCTCTGCTGGGCCGCCTCCCGCCTGGGACACCGTTGCGACCGGCAGGCCGTGGCGGCAGAGCTGCTGCGGCATGGCGCGGGAACGACCGGCCGCCACAAGGTACGCCTGCTGCTTGACATAAACGGCGACATCACCATCGAATCAGCGCCCCTGGTGCCGCTGCCCCAGCCGTTGCGCCTGACCCTGGCCGCCGAAGCGGTCGATCCGGACGATCCGTGGCTCTACCTGAAGACCGAGCGACGGGAGCGGTATGCAGTCGCCCGTCGCGAACATCCGGCGGCCGACGAGGTGTTGCTGTGCAACAGCCGGGGGGAGTTGACCGAAGGGACCTTCACCAACCTGGTGCTGAAGCTGGACAACCGGCTGGTGACGCCGCCGCTGGCAAGCGGCCTGCTTCCCGGCGTGATGCGGGAGGAGTTGCTGCAGCAGGGAGTCATTGTTGAACAGGTTCTCTATCCGGCAGACCTTGAAAAAGCCGAGGAAATCTGGCTGCTAAACGGCGTGCGCGGCTGGCTGCGGGGAGAGCTGGCCAGTTGA
- a CDS encoding RMD1 family protein: protein MTDITFIAFAVNGELDLNRLAGRLAIPRRFRWEEPMRLHPVTFTPSVAGDTLGVYLYYFGSLVFLNCADDIIARFLDGLKQHVEILKNQTRLPFRDDYRLSVVAGAETAITNDGMTAPLFREELPEIISFVIAKSVALELIEERIDTVFDDVGGLIGRLEQGVLELPDRRLARLAAAVLGFKYTSISHIMVLDKPDITWNNEEADRLYLTMADLFELTPRYQEIKHKSETLMNVTEVFSSLSHARRAARLEWIIIILIAFEIIMALLEKFLPR, encoded by the coding sequence ATGACTGATATCACGTTCATCGCCTTTGCCGTCAACGGCGAACTGGATCTGAACCGGCTGGCCGGCCGACTGGCCATCCCGCGCCGTTTCCGCTGGGAGGAGCCAATGCGGCTGCACCCGGTCACCTTCACCCCCTCGGTAGCCGGCGATACCCTGGGGGTCTACCTCTACTATTTCGGCAGCCTGGTCTTCCTCAACTGCGCTGACGACATCATCGCCCGCTTTCTCGACGGCCTGAAACAACACGTGGAGATCCTGAAAAACCAGACCCGTCTCCCCTTCCGGGACGACTACCGCCTGAGCGTGGTCGCCGGAGCTGAAACCGCCATCACCAACGACGGCATGACGGCGCCGCTGTTCCGTGAGGAACTGCCGGAGATCATCAGCTTTGTCATTGCCAAGTCGGTGGCCCTGGAACTGATCGAGGAACGGATCGACACGGTGTTCGACGACGTGGGCGGGCTGATCGGACGGCTGGAGCAGGGGGTGCTGGAGCTGCCGGACCGCCGGCTGGCCCGGCTGGCAGCCGCGGTGCTGGGTTTCAAATACACCTCCATCTCCCACATCATGGTGCTGGACAAGCCGGACATAACCTGGAACAACGAAGAGGCGGACCGGCTCTACCTGACCATGGCCGACCTGTTCGAGCTGACCCCGCGCTACCAGGAGATCAAGCACAAATCCGAAACCCTGATGAACGTCACCGAGGTCTTCTCCTCCCTGTCCCACGCCCGCAGGGCCGCACGCCTGGAATGGATCATCATCATCCTGATCGCTTTCGAGATCATCATGGCGCTCCTGGAAAAATTTCTGCCGCGCTGA